One part of the Mariniblastus fucicola genome encodes these proteins:
- a CDS encoding response regulator → MKNIPIKYQVTFGLICLLVSIMSLAGATGIAPDERAAVMRGRGQLSSSLAIQSSVLLNKQEYKSIERTLDAIVERNDDIISAALRSRTGRIEVSSGDHKNNWQADETNRPVETHIAVPMKAGAQKWGQLEVRFKPVFADRPTASWLSPKYLYLALVSILCVVAFAYYLGKVLKQLDPSEAVPRHVEEALNTLTEGLILTDSKGRIRLANDAFSTWIGCESRRLIGADPKTLPWSRGNAAGTSTWDSVARASANLTMPWEKAMRSGSPIAGTLLQLPNHSGKKMTLIANSSPIVGAKGDYVGVLTSFEDVTDLERHKVDLARAKQTADNANKAKSEFLARMSHEIRTPMNAILGYAEVLRDNLEEDPNTRQNHLTTIHNSGEHLLALINDILDLSKIESGQMELERTPVSVFAMMRDVVAVLKIKADEKNIYLRCEYGSAMPVKIQADAVRLRQSIINLVGNAIKFTDEGGVTIRTDVVRNRKSTMLSIRVQDTGIGMSKEAKRKIFQPFSQADTSITRRFGGTGLGLAICKELAEKMGGSVTVDSTPGEGSSFNLMVDIGDISGVDLVSERDSQVVAKTKANTDREIELPPMKVLIVDDGDTNRRLVSVYLRKANADFETAENGEIAVQKVNSEHFDVVLMDMHMPVMDGFEATKLLRKQGHRLPIIALTANAMAEDKKQCLDAGCSGFLAKPINRERLLTELSVAVTGRVSTAKKEPAKKLRPQPKAQPELQPQPQLQPPAPVSQPEPTSVEQSFNAALQAIESALQPVADESPTTELPTISPSETTATSGEAATPTTATATVPLDKPPKLAAEPPTSTAPQPKPESPPVMESLLPADAELIGSSLPMDDEDFVYVAKLFVSNLGAKVESMVNALVEQDFEQLFALGHWLKGASGSAGYASLGEPGLVLETAAKESDLNACMEAVRNICEMAARVHVSSSLELTAQ, encoded by the coding sequence ATGAAGAACATCCCCATCAAGTACCAGGTAACCTTTGGCCTCATCTGCCTTCTGGTCAGCATCATGTCGCTGGCCGGGGCAACCGGCATCGCGCCGGACGAGCGCGCCGCGGTGATGCGAGGCCGCGGACAACTCTCCAGTTCGTTGGCGATTCAATCTTCGGTTTTATTGAACAAGCAAGAATACAAATCGATTGAGCGCACACTTGACGCAATCGTGGAACGTAACGACGACATCATCTCGGCGGCTCTCAGGTCGCGCACCGGGCGCATCGAAGTTTCATCCGGCGACCACAAAAATAACTGGCAAGCCGACGAAACCAATCGTCCTGTTGAGACTCATATCGCGGTGCCCATGAAGGCTGGGGCACAGAAATGGGGACAACTGGAGGTTCGATTTAAACCGGTGTTTGCAGATCGCCCCACGGCGAGTTGGCTTAGCCCGAAGTATCTCTACCTGGCTCTCGTTTCAATCCTTTGTGTTGTCGCTTTCGCGTACTACCTGGGCAAAGTACTCAAACAACTCGACCCCTCCGAAGCCGTGCCGCGGCACGTGGAAGAGGCTCTCAACACACTGACCGAAGGACTGATTCTCACCGACTCCAAGGGCAGGATCCGACTGGCCAACGACGCGTTCTCCACATGGATCGGCTGTGAGTCGCGGCGTCTGATTGGCGCTGACCCCAAGACGCTTCCGTGGTCGCGCGGCAACGCGGCAGGGACTTCAACGTGGGATAGTGTTGCCCGGGCGTCAGCGAATTTGACAATGCCGTGGGAGAAAGCCATGCGTAGCGGAAGCCCGATCGCCGGGACGCTGCTGCAGCTGCCAAATCATAGCGGCAAAAAGATGACTTTGATCGCAAACTCGTCGCCGATCGTTGGTGCCAAAGGTGACTACGTCGGCGTCCTGACTTCGTTCGAGGACGTGACTGATCTTGAGCGACACAAAGTGGATTTGGCCAGAGCGAAACAAACGGCTGACAATGCGAATAAAGCGAAGAGCGAATTCCTGGCACGCATGAGCCACGAAATCCGAACACCAATGAACGCGATTTTGGGCTACGCGGAAGTATTGCGGGACAATCTGGAGGAAGACCCGAACACGCGACAGAATCATCTGACAACCATCCACAACTCGGGAGAGCACCTTCTGGCGTTGATTAACGACATCCTCGACCTTTCGAAAATTGAGTCGGGCCAGATGGAGCTTGAGCGAACGCCTGTATCTGTTTTCGCAATGATGCGAGATGTCGTCGCTGTCCTGAAAATCAAGGCCGACGAGAAAAACATCTACTTGCGATGTGAGTACGGCAGCGCAATGCCTGTCAAAATTCAGGCTGACGCTGTCCGCCTTCGTCAGTCCATCATTAATCTGGTCGGCAACGCTATCAAATTTACAGACGAAGGCGGCGTGACTATTCGCACCGACGTGGTTCGAAACCGAAAATCGACGATGCTCAGCATTCGCGTTCAGGACACCGGGATCGGGATGAGCAAGGAAGCGAAGCGAAAGATCTTCCAGCCATTCTCCCAAGCCGATACATCAATCACGCGTCGCTTCGGAGGCACAGGTTTGGGCCTTGCGATCTGTAAAGAGCTGGCCGAAAAGATGGGGGGAAGTGTTACCGTCGACAGTACGCCTGGCGAAGGTAGCTCATTTAACTTGATGGTTGACATCGGTGATATTTCAGGCGTCGACCTGGTCAGTGAACGTGACTCCCAAGTTGTCGCGAAGACCAAAGCAAATACAGACAGAGAAATTGAATTGCCGCCGATGAAGGTTCTCATCGTTGACGATGGCGACACAAACCGGCGACTTGTTTCAGTTTACTTGCGTAAAGCAAATGCTGATTTCGAAACGGCAGAAAACGGTGAGATCGCTGTCCAAAAAGTAAACTCGGAACATTTCGACGTTGTACTGATGGACATGCACATGCCAGTGATGGACGGGTTCGAGGCGACGAAGTTGCTGCGTAAACAAGGGCATCGCCTGCCAATCATTGCATTGACGGCCAACGCAATGGCCGAGGACAAGAAGCAATGTCTTGACGCGGGATGCAGCGGGTTTCTGGCAAAACCGATCAACCGCGAACGCTTGCTGACTGAACTTTCCGTCGCTGTGACGGGACGAGTAAGCACGGCAAAGAAAGAACCAGCCAAGAAACTGCGGCCGCAGCCAAAGGCGCAACCTGAACTCCAACCGCAGCCGCAGCTCCAACCGCCGGCGCCTGTTTCCCAACCGGAACCGACAAGCGTTGAACAATCTTTCAACGCGGCGTTGCAAGCAATCGAATCGGCGCTGCAGCCTGTAGCTGACGAATCGCCGACGACTGAGTTGCCGACGATTTCGCCAAGTGAAACAACAGCGACTTCGGGGGAAGCGGCCACACCAACAACCGCAACGGCAACGGTGCCGCTGGATAAACCGCCAAAGTTAGCAGCAGAACCGCCGACGTCGACAGCTCCGCAGCCCAAACCGGAATCACCACCGGTCATGGAATCACTTCTGCCAGCGGACGCTGAGCTCATTGGATCTTCGCTGCCGATGGACGACGAAGACTTTGTCTACGTTGCGAAGCTCTTCGTTAGCAACCTTGGCGCGAAAGTCGAATCGATGGTCAACGCTTTGGTCGAACAGGACTTCGAGCAGCTGTTTGCACTCGGACATTGGCTCAAAGGAGCCAGTGGATCCGCCGGATACGCGTCGCTTGGCGAACCCGGACTGGTGCTGGAAACCGCCGCCAAGGAATCGGACCTGAACGCCTGCATGGAAGCGGTTCGCAACATCTGCGAAATGGCTGCCAGAGTTCACGTTAGCTCAAGTCTGGAACTTACCGCTCAATGA